One Anthonomus grandis grandis chromosome 13, icAntGran1.3, whole genome shotgun sequence DNA segment encodes these proteins:
- the LOC126744192 gene encoding uncharacterized protein LOC126744192: protein MVSARLPFMQIRQVGYARQCYITGQIVNVPINIDTSTKLLPRNVEETQTIQVKLKRKMNYKNDYLLETIRPAVVLKAARFLCQQPLYIQEGIKQSDDWEKNINDYIRSQVESSTQILNEGSKVVDVNSKTVCSENFEELFDNAFFETMEVPLESKNDDKNIQAESSIEQNNIYNLDEFLDEEEEPLNPGGQETLLDKCNLENICFAPGEGKTPIHLMLDQFSDELSFPTLFCGHAKQFLTKFSYSDQTKILLQHKDRRFARTDYLLYTFKKRQLIQLSSAIATCLRKKRNEDGKYTAGQVRQANFLDQLIRSDMGFHFLSRIAGSPAYWKHEKTKLLCMIRQFGIPTLFFTVSAAETAWPELIKVLAQVVDQKDVTLEEAASMPYLEKTRLIRTDPITCARYFDYRFKLLFKHMKSQNGPFKQNPIEHHYYRIEFQHRGSPHVHGLLWLSNAPKFQETPESFKECAEFANRYITCNSDLESVRDIIQFNTHHHSKSCQKEVRGHKVCRYSIPYLPMDKSVILTPIKIDKTKEADLRKAMSEKFLMIMRRLKDKPDLSFENFLADLERQPKDGFINNFNAEMFSMMKSNMDIQLVFEPYGCCTYIVNYINKSQRDVKGKLKSLAAAFLNASEVSAQEAAYSVLQLPMHDTCTSYVYIHTNPIKERTKMLKPLTELKAMDNDDPNIYCDGLIEHYEQRPNEMENICLAEFAAYYDFFKKQAETKANGLPLKDGSGVLVKRGHAKILAYRSYGLQQDPLNYYREQIMLYIPWRNEVDEVENENIDQQTIYKDRYQEIVTNRQKFNVLDEQVIDEALKLAEDRSNQLDDGGFGGEIDDEFMPYGLDNPIYDPFNHIIDKKDDEAPVKHIAFPTPHQISDSEYEALISKLNHKQYQFLNVVQDSLIEGEAFYCTLSGPAGTGKSHLITAITQSLLRHFNSIPGNNPESLKVLLCAPTGKAAFNIGGITLHAALSLPVSQYGEQLIPLHHDTLNTIYCNLCDLKLIIIDEYSMVGARLFDHINSRLQQIFKSDAIFGNISIILCGDNRQLPPVRDMYIFCPVKTNPYKELCGTYLWDHFRYFELTEIMRQKEDKSFAVALNNMAFGKMTDEDVQLIKSREVDNIDLIPEDTMHLFATNAEVDAFNEMKLSTFQTERAISQARDVDAKYMISMNIDTSDGIVNGATGILRQIDYDQNKVPYRVWMEFFDSKSGKECRKRNESLRKSMYLSPTWTPIERAARAVKIQKGSNVHVERLQFPLLISEGITIHKSQGATYEQVAVHIGNGMTRTSTYVACSRATKLSGLYIIDDQIFRVKSVVRHHGNTIGSGHYTSIVNYNDQWWKCDDNRISRISSFDNSLEDVYLILLEKC, encoded by the exons ATGGTGTCGGCCAGGTTACCTTTCATGCAAATCCGGCAGGTAGGATATGCACGACAGTGTTACATAACTGGCCAAATAGTCAATGTCCCTATAAATATAGATACTTCGACCAAATTATTGCCTAGAAATGTAGAGGAGACACAAACTATTCAGGTTAAGCTCAAGAGAAAAATGaactataaaaatgattatctCCTGGAAACCATACGGCCCGCAGTTGTTTTAAAAGCAGCAAGATTTTTGTGTCAACAACCTCTTTACATACAAGAAGGTATAAAGCAATCAGAtgattgggaaaaaaatattaatgactatATACGATCTCAAGTAGAATCCTCTACACAGATCTTAAATGAAGGCTCAAAAGTGGTGGACGTGAATTCTAAAACAGTGTGTAGTGAAAACTTTGAAGAATTGTTCGATAATGCGTTTTTCGAAACAATGGAAGTGCCCCTAGAATCTAAGAATGacgataaaaatattcaagCAGAATCTTCAATTGAACAAAATAACATATACAATTTAGATGAATTCttagatgaagaagaagagccCTTAAATCCTGGAGGCCAAGAAACTTTGCTTGACAAATGTAACTTAGAAAATATCTGTTTTGCCCCAGGAGAAGGTAAAACGCCAATACATTTGATGCTGGACCAGTTTAGCGATGAACTCTCATTTCCTACACTTTTCTGTGGACATGCTAagcaatttcttacaaaattctccTATTCTGACCAGACGAAAATACTACTCCAGCACAAAGACAGGCGATTTGCAAGGACAGACTATCTGTTGTATACCTTTAAAAAACGTCAACTAATCCAATTATCCAGTGCAATTGCAACATGTCTCAGAAAAAAGAGGAATGAGGATGGAAAATATACAGCTGGACAAGTAAGGCAAGCAAATTTTCTAGACCAGCTGATTCGAAGTGACATGGGATTCCATTTTCTTAGTAGAATTGCAGGTTCACCTGCTTATTGGAAACACGAAAAGACAAAATTACTGTGCATGATTCGTCAATTTGGAATCCCTACACTGTTCTTTACAGTTTCAGCAGCCGAAACAGCATGGCCCGAATTAATCAAGGTATTAGCACAAGTTGTTGATCAAAAAGATGTTACTTTAGAGGAGGccgcgagtatgccctacttaGAAAAAACTCGCTTAATTAGAACAGATCCGATAACTTGTGCCAGATACTTTGATTATCGGTTCAAACTGCTATTTAAGCATATGAAGAGTCAAAATGGACCCTTTAAACAAAATCCCATAGAGCATCATTATTACCGCATAGAATTTCAACATCGTGGGTCTCCTCATGTTCACGGGTTATTGTGGTTATCCAATGCTCCAAAATTCCAAGAAACACCAGAAAGTTTTAAAGAGTGTGCCGAATTCGCGAACAGGTATATTACCTGTAATAGTGATTTAGAAAGTGTCCGTGATATAATTCAGTTTAATACGCATCATCATTCTAAATCGTGTCAAAAAGAAGTGCGGGGACACAAAGTTTGCAGATATAGTATCCCATACCTTCCAATGGATAAATCGGTAATTCTAACgccaataaaaattgacaaaaccaaGGAAGCGGATTTACGTAAGGCCATGTCTGAAAAGTTTTTGATGATAATGCGTAGGCTTAAAGATAAACCAGATTTGTCATTCGAAAACTTTTTGGCTGACCTTG aaaggcAGCCAAAAGATGgattcattaataatttcaatgcAGAGATGTTCTCCATGATGAAGAGTAATATGGACattcaattagtttttgagcCATATGGTTGTTGCACCTACATAGTCAACTATATCAATAAGTCTCAAAGAG atGTTAAGGGCAAACTTAAATCTCTTGCAGCAGCTTTCTTAAATGCGAGCGAAGTTAGTGCCCAAGAAGCCGCCTACAGCGTGTTACAACTACCGATGCATGATACCTGTACCTCCTATGTATACATCCATACAAATCCAATCAAGGAAAGGACAAAAATGTTGAAACCATTAACAGAACTTAAAGCCATGGACAATGATGATCCCAATATTTATTGTGATGGGCTTATAGAACATTATGAGCAAAGGCCCAATGAGATGGAAAACATATGTTTGGCAGAGTTTGCGGCCTACTAtgatttctttaagaaacaaGCAGAAACAAAAGCTAATGGTTTACCCTTAAAAGATGGAAGTGGCGTTTTAGTTAAAAGGGGTCATGCTAAAATTTTAGCCTACCGTAGTTATGGACTTCAGCAAGACCCTCTCAACTATTATAGGGAACAAATAATGTTATACATCCCATGGAGAAATGAAGTGGATGAAGTTGAAAATGAGAACATTGATCAACAGACCATATACAAAGATCGATaccaagaaattgttacaaatcGACAAAAGTTCAATGTCTTAGATGAACAGGTAATCGATGAAGCACTGAAACTTGCCGAAGACCGATCAAATCAATTAGACGATGGTGGATTCGGTGGAGAAATCGATGATGAGTTTATGCCTTATGGACTAGACAACCCCATTTATGATCCATTCAATCATATCATCGATAAGAAAGACGACGAAGCGCCAGTAAAACATATCGCTTTCCCAACGCCTCATCAGATAAGCGATTCAGAGTATGAAGCCCTCATAAGCAAACTGAATCACAAGCAGTATCAGTTCCTTAATGTCGTGCAAGACAGTCTAATTGAAGGGGAAGCTTTCTACTGCACACTTAGTGGTCCAGCAGGTACAGGCAAAAGTCACCTGATTACGGCAATAACTCAGTCGTTATTACGCCATTTCAATTCAATACCAGGTAATAATCCCgaaagtttaaaagttttactttgTGCGCCTACAGGTAAAGCGGCATTTAATATCGGAGGTATAACCTTACATGCGGCATTATCGTTACCCGTCAGTCAGTATGGTGAACAACTAATTCCGTTACACCATGACActttaaatactatttattgtaatttatgtgacttaaaactaattattataGATGAATATTCCATGGTTGGTGCCAGATTGTTTGACCATATTAATAGTAGATTGCAGCAAATCTTTAAATCTGACGCcatctttggaaatatttcaataattttatgcgGCGATAATCGTCAATTACCCCCAGTAAgggatatgtatattttttgcccAGTAAAAACAAATCCGTATAAAGAATTATGTGGAACTTATTTGTGGGATCATTTTAGGTATTTTGAGCTTACAGAAATAATGAGGCAAAAAGAAGACAAGTCTTTTGCAGTTGCCCTAAACAATATGGCGTTTGGTAAAATGACCGATGAAGATGTGCAATTGATCAAGTCCAGGGAAGTTGACAATATTGATCTAATTCCTGAAGACACCATGCATTTATTTGCCACCAATGCAGAAGTAGATGCATTCAATGAAATGAAACTTTCTACATTTCAGACCGAGCGAGCAATAAGTCAAGCCAGAGAC gTAGATGCTAAATACATGATTTCAATGAATATAGATACCAGTGATGGGATAGTCAATGGTGCTACAGGTATCCTGCGTCAAATAGACTATGACCAAAATAAAGTTCCATACAGAGTGTGGATGGAGTTCTTTGATTCCAAGTCAGGCAAGGAATGCCGAAAGAGAAACGAGTCCCTTAGGAAGTCTATGTATTTATCACCCACTTGGACACCCATAGAAAGAGCTGCAAGAGctgttaaaattcaaaaaggcAGCAATGTTCACGTTGAGCGTCTTCAGTTTCCTCTTTTAATCAGTGAAGGAATTACAATCCACAAAAGTCAAGGTGCCACCTATGAACAAGTAGCTGTTCACATTGGTAATGGAATGACGAGAACCAGTACCTATGTGGCATGCAGTCGGGCTACAAAGCTAAGTGGCCTCTACATAATTG ATGATCAAATATTCAGAGTAAAAAGTGTTGTTAGGCATCATGGAAACACCATTGGATCTGGTCATTATACATCTATAGTTAATTATAACGATCAGTGGTGGAAGTGTGATGATAATCGCATAAGTAGAATATCTAGTTTTGATAACAGTTTAGAAGATGTATATTTAATACtcttagaaaaatgttaa